A window of Vicinamibacteria bacterium genomic DNA:
AGACGGAGGAAGTACCCAGTGCCCGTGTGACCGCGGATTTCTTTCGGGTGCTCGCCGTCGAGCCGACCCTCGGGCGCACGTTCACCGAAGAGGAGGTCGCGACCGGGGAGACCGTTGCGGTCTTGAGCTACGAATTGTGGCAGACCCGTTACGCTTCGGACGAGGGCGTCCTCGAAAAGGAGGTGCGGTTCAAGAACGACGCCTGGCGAGTCATCGGAGTCATGCCCGCGAGATTTCGCCCGCCGGGAACGTTTCCTGGTGACGTTCTTCTGTTCAAGCCCTGGGACTTCCGGCGCGACTATGCCCACCTTCCCCAGGTGCCTCGGGACCACCGATTCCTTCGCGCCGCGGCGCGCCTGGAGCCGGGGATCACGCTCGCCGAAGCGCGGGCGGAAATGGACTCGATCGCGGCTTCGCTCGCCGAGGCTTACCCGGAAACCAATCGTGGGTGGGGCGTCGTGCTGGTTCCGGTTCACGAGGCGATCGTCGGCGACGTCAAGTCAGCCCTCATCATTCTATTGGGCGCGTCGGGATTCCTGCTCCTCCTCGCCTGTTCCAACGTGACGAGCCTTCTTCTCATGAGGGCGTCGGGGCGAAGCCGCGAGATGGCGGTGCGAACCGCACTCGGTGCGTCCCGACTGCGTTTGGTCCGGCAGCTGGTGGTCGAGAGCGTTGTTCTCGCCGGGCTGGGCGCGGTTATTGGAACGCTCTTCGCTCGAGCGGGCATCGAGCTCGTCCTGCGCTTTGCCCCCGCGGGAATTCCGCGAGTCGAGGAGATTGGTATCGATGAGCGCGTCTTGATGTTCGCGCTCACCATCGCCGCTCTCACCGGCCTCGCCGCCGGTCTCGCTCCCGCGATTCAGGGCTCGAGCGCCCTGCCGTCGAGAAGCCTCAAAGACGCCTCGGGAGTCGTTTCGTCGGAACGGACGCGACAACGTCTTCGCTCCGCCATCGTCGTCGTCGAAGTGGCGGCGGCCGTGCTGCTGGTGACGGGCTCGGGTCTCTTCCTCCAGAGTTTCGCTCGCGTTCTCGCCGTCGAGCCCGGCTTCGATCCGGAAAGGCTTCTCGTCGTCCGGATGCGTCTCGACCCCGAGACCTACGGTCGTGGCGGGGCGCGCCTCTACTATGACGAGCTCCTCGAGCGCCTCCGCGCCCTTCCCAACGTGATCGGCGCGGCCGGAACGACCGCGCTCGAGATGGACGAAATGGACGTCGACTTCGATCGTCCGTTCTGGCGCGACGGTGAACCGAGGCCGTTGGGCGGCGGACCGGGTGTTCAGATCCGGATGGCCACCGTTGGCTATTTCGAGACGATGAGGATTCCCCTGCTGGCGGGGCGGACTTTCGACGAGCTCGACGACCGGACCAAGCCGCGCGTTCTCATCGTGAACGAGTCCATGGCACGACGGACGTGGCCCGGTGCCAGCCCTCTCGGCAAGCGCATCTTCATCGATTACCAGAGCTATCAGGGCGCCTACGAGATCGTGGGCGTCGTCGGGGATACGCGTTTCTACGGGCACCGGAGCGCGACGAAGCCCGCCGTCTATATCCCGCATGCGCAGAACCCGTATCTTCCGCTCAATCTCGTGATTCGTACGGCCGGCGACCCGACGGCCATCGCGCCGGCGGTGAGGCGGGCGGTGCTCGAGCAGGATCCGAACCAGCCGGTTCATAGCATGCACACGATGGAGGCACTCGTCAGCGGCTATCTCGGCGGGGACCGTTTCGCCGCCTTTCTCATGACGGTCCTTGCGGCGATTGCGTTGTTGCTCGCCACGGTGGGACTGTACGGCGCGGTTGCCTACGGCGTGAGCTTTAGAAAACGGGAGCTCGGGCTCCGCCTGGCGCTCGGCGCCGACCGGGGCGACATCGTGAAGCTGATCCTCGCCGGAGGTGTGCCCATCGGGCTCGTGGGAATGGCGCTCGGTTTGGGGGGAGCCGTCCTCTCGGGTCGATTCCTCCGCGCGGTTTTGTTCGAGATCTCGCCCACGGATGCTACGACGCTCGGCGTCGCCGCCGTTCTTGCCATCGTCACCGTCGTCTCGGCCTGCTACCTGCCGGCGCGTCGAGCCTCGCGGATCGATCCCACGACGAGCCTGCGCGCGGATTGATCGCTTGCCTCCGAGGGGGAGAAACAACAAGACCAAGTCGAAGCGAGCGACTCACGCAAAGAGCACGAAGAGGACGTGGCCGAAAACTCCGGCGAAGAGGCCTCCGGTGAAATGGGTCACGATCGCCACGCTGGTCAGATCACGCTCCTTGATGCCGTCCATCATTCCCACATGAGTGCTCAAGAACCCCGCGTTGCAGATTCCCATCGCGGTGAAAACGCAGACTTCCCGAGCCCCTATGATGCCGCTTTCGAGGAATCTCGGAACCATGGCAATCGCCGCACCCACGGATCCGAGTGACGTTACCGGAAAGGCGATGGCTTCGGGATTCTCGAATCCGAAAAGCGGCTCGATCAGAAACGAGAGCTTGGCTCCAAGCCAGGGGAAGAAAGCGACCCCTTCATAGGCACCCCCAGTGTACACGCCATCCTTCGGTCCATAGGAAAGCATCATGACGGTTGTGCAAATAATGATGATTCCCGGGGTGATGTCGAGTCCCGTTTGCACTCCATGGGCACCCCCATCGAGTAAAGCCTGCAGCGCTCTTTGAGCGACGTTCCCTTTCCGTACTTCCCGGTAACGGAAGATGTCATAGCCTTCCTGTTCCTCGGTGACGACTCCCTGCTCCTGGCCGTACTTCTTCTTGCCGAAATATCCCATGAGGCGGACCCCGATGATGCCCCCGAGTATCGCTCCGATGTTTCCGAGCAGAACCGCCCTCCCCAGGGGCTGCCCTTCGGAGGACTGCGCGAGCATAAAGGTCGTGACGATCAGACCCATGCCGAAGACGGTTCCCAGGTTGACGAGGGTGGTCACCTGCCACTTCTTGAAGTACTTGAGGAAGCCCTTGTCGGCGCTCAAGGGCATGATGGCGGGGTTATCGGACAGGTAGGTGGCGACCACGCCGACGGAGCTCGCGCCCGGAAGGCCGAAGAGCGGCTTCATCAGAGGCGACAACAGCCGGTTGGCGATGCTGACGATCCCGAACTCGGAGATGACCGATGTGAATGCTCCCGCCAGGATAATGACACCCATCAGGAAGAGGGCGGTGTTCAAGATCAGATCGTGCGCCGTACTCATCATAGTCTTGAACATCTGGGCGAGTCCCATCTTCGAGGCGAGGGCGGCGAACGAGACGACGACGACGAAGGTCGCGACGATGGTCTCGGTGGTGACCGCGGCCACGATGCGGCGCTCGGTCTCCGGTCGCCCCACGTCGGGGCCATCGTCTCTTTTGACTCCAAACGCCATGACGCCACCCGAGGGAAGTTTCGCTGAGATTCTAACGGCTCAGAAGCATCCTGGACGCGAAAGATTTGCTCGAGCGACGCATCCACTCCACCCGGAATGGGCGGACCCCGAAGCGCCGGTTGCTACGCATCCGTTACAATCGGCAGGTGGAGCATCGGAAGCTCGGTCGAACCGGACTCGCCGTGTCCCGGCTGGGGCTCGGCTGCGGCAACTTCGGGGGCATCGGATCGGATTCCCGTCTCTTCGGAATGGGCGAAAGCGAAGAAACGGCTCGGGCGCTCATGGATCACGCCTTCGAGATCGGCATCAATTTCTTCGATACGGCGGACTCCTATGGTGGCGGCCGGAGCCAGCAGATCATCGGACGCTGGCTGACGACGAAACCGAGCTCGATCCGGCAGCAAATCCTCATTAGCAGCAAGTCGTTCAACCCCGTGGGAGACGGGCCCAACGACCGCGGCCTCTCGCGTCGTCATCTCAAACGCCAGATCGAAGCGAGCTTGAAGGTCCTCGGGGTCGAACGGCTCGACACGTTCCTGATCCACGAGCCCGACCCCCAAACGCCGATCGAGGAGACTCTCTCCGCACTCGACGATCTGATTCACGATGGCAAGATCCACTACATCGGTGCCTCTAACGTGGAGGCCTGGCGCCTCATGAAAGCGCTCGGCGTGAGCGACAAGCTCGGCCTCGAGCGTTTCCAATGGGTGCAGAACAGCTTCAGCCTGCTCGAGTGCAACCAGGAGGAAATGCTGGCACTCTGCGCCGAAGAGGGGCTGGGGTTCACGCCGTTCAGCCCTCTGGCCGGCGGCTGGCTCACGGGGAAGTATGCGGAGCCCGGTGATTTCCCCGAAGGCTCGCGTATGACTCTGCGCCCCGAGCCCTACCGGCATCTTCTCGACCGGCGTGTCTTCGAGGGGCTCGGGCGGTTCCGCGACGAAGCCCAGAGGAGAGGGCTGACGATGGCGGCGCTCGCGCATGCCTGGCTCCTGAATCACCCACGGGTGACGGCGGTCATCACTGGGCCGCGCACGGTCGAACATCTCGACGACGCCAAGCGGGGTCTCGAGGTCGTCTTGTCCGCCGGCGAGCGCAGCGAGCTCGAATCTCTGTTCGCCTAATCCAGTCGCTCCGCCAGCTGAGAGATGCGCTCCACGCTCCGGTCGATGTCCGATTCGGTCGTGCGAGGGTTGATGGGACAGAGACGAATCACCGTCTTCCCGGCGAGCGTCGTCGAGCTCACGAAGGCGAAGCCGTCGTCCATCACCGCTTTCACGAGACGCCGGTTGAGCTCGTCGGAGCGGCCCGGGGTGCGGGCCCGGTAGCGGAAGGCGACGACGCCGAGCTCGGCGGGCGCCACGATCTCGAAGAGCTCGCTTTCGCGAAGCCGCGCTTCCGCTCGTTCCGCCATCTCGATTCCGTGTTCGACCGCCGCCCGGATGCCATCGAGACCGAACAGCTTGAACGTCATCCAGAGCCTCAACGCCCGGAAGCTGCGAGTCAGCTCGATGCCATAGTCGCAAAAGTTGAGCTCGTCCGACCCGCCCTTCACATCGTCCAAATACTCGGGAAACACTTGAAAATACTTCTGGAGAAGATTTCCTTCGCGGACGAGCACGGTTCCCGTCCCATAGGGCTGAAAGAGCCACTTGTGGGGATCGAGGCTCAGCGAATCGGCTCGATCGAGCCCGCGGAGCAGATGTGACTTTCTAGGTGACAGCGCGGCGACGGCGCCGAAGGAGCCGTCGACGTGGAGCCAGATGTCTTCTCTCCTGCAGAGCTCGGCGAGCTCGGGCAGCGGATCCACGGCTCCGGTGTTCGTCGTGCCGGCATTGGCGATGACGACGAATGGCTTCCGACCTCGGGCTCGGTCGGAGGCGATCGCTTTTTCCAGGGCTGGCAGCGACAGCCGAAACCCTTCGTCGGTTTCGACTCGGGTGAGCTGGTGGGGTCTCAGCCCCAGCACGCGGAAGGCCCGTTCCATCGAGGAATGCGTCTGGCT
This region includes:
- a CDS encoding ABC transporter permease, which encodes MSECWRRRLAAAVVQLIAALVPRDERDRWKREWLAEIACSKPSGLVGHSLGAVPHAVFLIKEAWRWDMVHRDVHYALRSLLHQPGFLVAASVTLAVGIGANTALFSVIDAVLLRPQSYGEPERLLSVFETQDGGITRDGPGPANLLDWRRESETLESIAAWWVESTTILGDRHGETEEVPSARVTADFFRVLAVEPTLGRTFTEEEVATGETVAVLSYELWQTRYASDEGVLEKEVRFKNDAWRVIGVMPARFRPPGTFPGDVLLFKPWDFRRDYAHLPQVPRDHRFLRAAARLEPGITLAEARAEMDSIAASLAEAYPETNRGWGVVLVPVHEAIVGDVKSALIILLGASGFLLLLACSNVTSLLLMRASGRSREMAVRTALGASRLRLVRQLVVESVVLAGLGAVIGTLFARAGIELVLRFAPAGIPRVEEIGIDERVLMFALTIAALTGLAAGLAPAIQGSSALPSRSLKDASGVVSSERTRQRLRSAIVVVEVAAAVLLVTGSGLFLQSFARVLAVEPGFDPERLLVVRMRLDPETYGRGGARLYYDELLERLRALPNVIGAAGTTALEMDEMDVDFDRPFWRDGEPRPLGGGPGVQIRMATVGYFETMRIPLLAGRTFDELDDRTKPRVLIVNESMARRTWPGASPLGKRIFIDYQSYQGAYEIVGVVGDTRFYGHRSATKPAVYIPHAQNPYLPLNLVIRTAGDPTAIAPAVRRAVLEQDPNQPVHSMHTMEALVSGYLGGDRFAAFLMTVLAAIALLLATVGLYGAVAYGVSFRKRELGLRLALGADRGDIVKLILAGGVPIGLVGMALGLGGAVLSGRFLRAVLFEISPTDATTLGVAAVLAIVTVVSACYLPARRASRIDPTTSLRAD
- a CDS encoding aldo/keto reductase → MEHRKLGRTGLAVSRLGLGCGNFGGIGSDSRLFGMGESEETARALMDHAFEIGINFFDTADSYGGGRSQQIIGRWLTTKPSSIRQQILISSKSFNPVGDGPNDRGLSRRHLKRQIEASLKVLGVERLDTFLIHEPDPQTPIEETLSALDDLIHDGKIHYIGASNVEAWRLMKALGVSDKLGLERFQWVQNSFSLLECNQEEMLALCAEEGLGFTPFSPLAGGWLTGKYAEPGDFPEGSRMTLRPEPYRHLLDRRVFEGLGRFRDEAQRRGLTMAALAHAWLLNHPRVTAVITGPRTVEHLDDAKRGLEVVLSAGERSELESLFA
- a CDS encoding aspartate aminotransferase family protein, with the protein product MATKDLTLDREEMMRLGYRAIDLVVSHFEKLPRLPVSRIQSREDMERALREPPPREPSSADAIFDTLSRHVLPNIIHVDHPRNFAFVPGPNNFAGVLGSLIASGFNVFAGTWLEASGPTEIELVTIDWLKEILGLPGSAAGLFVSGGSAANLTALLVAREDRLSGELASGMGYCSSQTHSSMERAFRVLGLRPHQLTRVETDEGFRLSLPALEKAIASDRARGRKPFVVIANAGTTNTGAVDPLPELAELCRREDIWLHVDGSFGAVAALSPRKSHLLRGLDRADSLSLDPHKWLFQPYGTGTVLVREGNLLQKYFQVFPEYLDDVKGGSDELNFCDYGIELTRSFRALRLWMTFKLFGLDGIRAAVEHGIEMAERAEARLRESELFEIVAPAELGVVAFRYRARTPGRSDELNRRLVKAVMDDGFAFVSSTTLAGKTVIRLCPINPRTTESDIDRSVERISQLAERLD